A stretch of the Gimesia chilikensis genome encodes the following:
- a CDS encoding sulfatase yields the protein MCRALIFLMLCCCSLSLSAAETPPNIVFILADDLGWRDLHCYGGQLADTPHLDQLAKQGMKFTNAYSPAPICSASRASILTGKTPARLHFEFVTKPAGVQPPTRLMQPPAYTQDLPLKEVTLGEMLQQADYETGFFGKWHVNEHYQRYLGWSPTHGPRQQGFQKAVETFGSHPYAKKFAWKPGDFKKDEFPPDAVTENAIRFLQQKRRQPFFLYLSYFHVHTPVKAPTDWLIEKYRGRAAAGPGNQKLRTHYGAFIETLDTYVGQVLDALDQQGLRDSTLIVFTSDNGGHPEYAANGPLRGSKWNLYEAGIRVPLLARWPGHVKADSVCEVPVSGTDLFPTFCEVAGGNCDSLTLDGQSLVPLLEGKAAAWQTRPLTWHFPYYHPEKGYETAKETIGVNDFAVSKTRPVSAIRSGDWKLLQFYETGKRELYDLSSDPGEQHDLSASQPEQAAQLGMQLQQMLQDMQARYPTAAASQK from the coding sequence ATGTGTCGCGCGCTCATCTTCCTGATGCTCTGTTGTTGTTCGCTTTCCCTTTCGGCAGCAGAGACGCCGCCGAACATCGTCTTTATTCTGGCCGACGATCTGGGCTGGCGCGATCTGCACTGTTATGGAGGACAGCTCGCTGATACACCCCACCTTGATCAGTTGGCGAAACAGGGTATGAAGTTCACGAATGCGTATTCTCCGGCGCCAATCTGCTCTGCTTCACGGGCCTCAATTCTAACCGGAAAGACACCTGCGAGGCTGCATTTTGAATTCGTCACAAAACCGGCCGGCGTGCAACCGCCCACCCGCCTGATGCAGCCCCCCGCTTACACGCAGGACCTGCCTTTGAAAGAAGTCACACTCGGCGAGATGCTGCAGCAGGCCGATTACGAGACCGGCTTCTTCGGGAAGTGGCACGTGAATGAGCATTATCAACGTTACCTGGGCTGGAGTCCGACACACGGTCCACGTCAGCAGGGATTTCAAAAGGCTGTCGAAACCTTCGGCAGTCATCCCTACGCCAAAAAGTTTGCCTGGAAACCAGGAGACTTTAAAAAGGACGAGTTTCCCCCTGATGCAGTTACAGAGAATGCCATCCGCTTCCTGCAACAGAAACGCAGGCAGCCGTTCTTTCTATATCTCTCTTATTTCCATGTGCATACTCCGGTCAAAGCACCCACCGACTGGCTGATAGAAAAGTATCGGGGCCGCGCTGCAGCCGGTCCGGGAAATCAAAAACTTCGCACGCACTATGGTGCGTTTATTGAAACCCTCGATACCTATGTGGGACAGGTGCTGGACGCGCTGGATCAACAGGGTCTGCGCGATTCCACCCTGATCGTCTTTACGTCCGACAACGGCGGGCATCCCGAGTATGCCGCCAATGGCCCTCTGCGGGGAAGTAAGTGGAACCTGTATGAAGCGGGGATCCGTGTGCCCCTACTAGCCCGCTGGCCCGGGCATGTGAAAGCGGACAGCGTGTGCGAAGTACCGGTCAGCGGGACCGATCTGTTTCCTACTTTTTGTGAAGTCGCAGGGGGAAACTGTGACTCGCTGACGCTCGATGGTCAAAGCCTGGTCCCGCTGCTGGAGGGGAAAGCAGCCGCATGGCAGACGCGACCGCTGACCTGGCATTTTCCGTATTATCATCCGGAAAAAGGGTATGAAACAGCCAAAGAGACGATCGGCGTCAATGATTTCGCGGTAAGCAAAACCCGACCCGTCTCTGCGATTCGCAGTGGAGACTGGAAGCTGTTGCAGTTTTATGAAACGGGAAAACGCGAGCTGTATGATCTAAGCAGCGATCCGGGTGAGCAGCATGATTTAAGCGCCAGCCAGCCGGAGCAGGCTGCGCAACTGGGAATGCAGCTGCAACAGATGCTGCAGGACATGCAGGCCCGTTATCCGACTGCGGCTGCTTCTCAAAAGTGA
- a CDS encoding DUF1501 domain-containing protein: protein MSQSDFNPENTHGRHHQSGSSFASFAPGSDLIRSGSRRWFLQTGMAGLAGLSLPELLRQKAQAAPQAQISQKYQAKSVIMIWLSGGPSQLDTWDLKPQAPKEIRGPFNPIQTSVSGIEICEHLPKQAAMMDKFAIIRSMDATASNHTPTTFQAANPKSRRTNDNRDGGGYPSMGSVAAKFRGPNVPGMPGFVALADSMAADIYGAGHLGHRYEPLDGVKAAGKFGMPDGVTSSRLTDRDALRRQFDQMRKHADMSSDLALQDRYVQEAYDMVLSGNVARAFDLNKEPQKIRDKYGDSSFGRKSLLARRLVEAGVTFITMSDAWGHWDHHGDEVKWGGITKGLKPMLPSFDHGVTTLISDLEERGLLDSTLVLVLGEFGRGPVITKTDGRGHWTPVMSMLAAGAGVPGGQVIGATDRRGGEIAERRLGPGDLGATVFSKLGIDPYGHWIKPGGRPTPLVEGPAGPIAELG from the coding sequence ATGTCCCAGTCAGACTTCAACCCAGAAAATACACACGGAAGACACCATCAGAGCGGCAGCAGTTTTGCCAGTTTCGCTCCCGGTTCAGACCTGATTCGCAGTGGCAGCCGTCGCTGGTTCCTGCAGACAGGCATGGCTGGTCTCGCTGGTTTGTCACTTCCGGAGCTGTTACGACAAAAGGCACAGGCCGCTCCCCAGGCACAAATCAGCCAAAAGTACCAGGCCAAGTCGGTGATTATGATCTGGCTGTCCGGCGGTCCCAGTCAGCTTGATACCTGGGATTTGAAACCACAGGCCCCGAAAGAAATTCGTGGTCCCTTCAATCCGATTCAGACTTCAGTCAGCGGCATTGAAATTTGCGAGCACCTGCCCAAGCAGGCAGCAATGATGGACAAGTTCGCCATCATTCGCTCGATGGATGCCACGGCCAGCAATCACACACCCACTACCTTCCAGGCAGCGAATCCCAAATCACGTCGAACCAACGACAACCGTGACGGGGGCGGCTATCCTTCCATGGGTTCGGTCGCAGCAAAATTCCGTGGCCCCAACGTTCCAGGGATGCCCGGTTTCGTCGCGCTGGCCGACAGCATGGCAGCCGACATCTACGGTGCAGGGCATCTGGGACATCGCTATGAACCATTAGACGGCGTCAAAGCAGCCGGTAAGTTCGGCATGCCGGATGGCGTCACATCTTCCCGCCTCACCGACCGTGATGCACTCCGCCGTCAGTTTGACCAGATGCGAAAACATGCTGACATGTCATCCGACCTGGCCCTGCAGGACCGTTACGTACAGGAAGCATACGACATGGTTCTGTCGGGAAATGTTGCCCGCGCATTCGACCTTAATAAAGAACCGCAGAAGATCCGTGACAAGTACGGTGACAGCTCTTTCGGTCGCAAATCACTGCTGGCCCGCCGTCTCGTTGAAGCGGGTGTCACCTTCATCACCATGAGTGATGCCTGGGGACACTGGGATCATCACGGTGACGAAGTCAAGTGGGGCGGAATCACCAAAGGTCTGAAACCGATGCTTCCCTCGTTCGATCATGGCGTGACGACGCTCATCAGCGATCTGGAAGAACGCGGCCTGCTCGATTCAACCCTGGTCCTCGTTCTGGGTGAATTCGGTCGTGGGCCGGTCATCACCAAAACCGATGGACGTGGTCACTGGACTCCCGTCATGTCGATGCTGGCTGCTGGTGCGGGTGTGCCCGGCGGTCAGGTGATTGGTGCTACCGATCGTCGTGGTGGTGAAATCGCCGAACGACGTCTGGGGCCAGGCGATCTGGGTGCCACCGTGTTCAGCAAGCTGGGCATCGATCCTTACGGACACTGGATCAAACCGGGAGGACGTCCCACGCCACTGGTCGAAGGCCCTGCTGGTCCAATCGCCGAACTCGGTTAA
- a CDS encoding amidohydrolase family protein, which produces MNISRRAFSKSLLLAGLGCAAGQWPTSRAQAAAPSIEAGTGFIDVHTHIGTYTDPKKNLSPEALISWMDEFEVEKAVVLPLTSPESTKYLQTTESVLAAAKDHPDRLIPFCSVDPRTTHAGSVKALTGMIQGWVDQGAKGFGEHKVGLNFDDPLMMRVYEACQEVGIPLLFHIDNIRGKDVPGLKRLENALKTFPELNFIGHGPGWWASISGGLDQKSLGGYPKSKVEPGGAIDDLMSRYPNIYGDLSAGSGANSISRDMEFGTEFLIRRQDRIMFGTDYLAPGQHVPQFELFEKLVLPDEVRSKICRENAIKLLKLS; this is translated from the coding sequence ATGAATATTTCCCGACGTGCCTTTTCGAAATCACTGCTCCTCGCTGGCCTCGGTTGTGCAGCCGGTCAATGGCCGACCAGCCGTGCTCAGGCGGCAGCTCCCAGTATCGAAGCGGGCACCGGGTTCATTGACGTCCACACGCACATCGGCACCTACACAGACCCGAAGAAGAATCTGTCACCTGAAGCCTTAATCAGCTGGATGGATGAATTCGAAGTCGAGAAAGCCGTGGTGCTGCCTTTGACTTCGCCTGAATCCACGAAGTATCTGCAAACAACCGAATCGGTGCTGGCGGCTGCCAAAGATCACCCCGATCGTCTGATTCCCTTCTGCTCGGTCGACCCTCGCACGACGCACGCCGGCTCAGTCAAAGCGCTCACCGGTATGATCCAGGGCTGGGTCGATCAGGGAGCCAAAGGCTTCGGGGAACACAAAGTCGGTCTGAATTTCGATGATCCATTGATGATGCGCGTTTACGAAGCCTGCCAGGAAGTCGGTATTCCGCTGCTGTTCCATATCGATAATATTCGCGGCAAAGATGTTCCCGGTCTGAAGCGACTTGAGAACGCACTGAAGACATTTCCCGAACTGAACTTCATCGGCCATGGTCCCGGCTGGTGGGCATCGATTTCCGGCGGGCTCGATCAGAAATCACTGGGCGGCTACCCGAAATCGAAAGTTGAGCCAGGTGGTGCGATTGATGATCTGATGAGCCGCTACCCCAACATCTACGGAGATCTCTCCGCGGGTTCGGGAGCCAACTCAATTTCTCGTGATATGGAATTCGGAACGGAATTCCTGATCCGACGTCAGGACCGAATCATGTTCGGCACCGATTACCTCGCTCCCGGACAGCATGTTCCCCAGTTCGAACTGTTCGAAAAACTGGTTCTGCCCGACGAGGTCCGCAGCAAGATCTGCCGTGAAAACGCAATCAAGCTGTTAAAACTTTCCTGA
- a CDS encoding sulfatase, whose product MIHSLGRSLLFAFACSALFFNSLSAVSAEESRPNVLFLICDDLNCDLGCYGHPQVQSPNIDQLAKRGVRFQNAYCQFPLCGPSRASFMTGMYPDQTLVHRNAIYIREHVPNVKTIPQMFRDNGYFATRVGKIYHYNVPKHIGTGGHDDPYSWNQTFNPRGRDVDDEDLIFTLTPGSFGGMLSWLAAEGTDAEQTDGIAADIAIEQLQKFAKSKQPFFMAVGLYRPHTPYVAPKDYFKKYPTEQIKVPQVPAGYLDTIPKPARQSVRRKKVQINLPDDLARQAIQAYYASITFADAQLGKILEALKASGLEENTIVVFTSDHGYHMGEHGHWQKTTLFENATHVPLIIAGPGVLAQGQTAEAPAEMVDFYPTLADLTGLKAPASAAGVSQVPTLKDASVASRDSAFTQYANGYSLRTPRYRYTEWGEKGKLGVELYDHQSDAAEMKNLASDPATAEVRAKLAKQLHARIEQANVHPKGVTQIKFENRRRVPK is encoded by the coding sequence ATGATCCACAGCCTCGGTCGATCTCTGCTGTTTGCCTTCGCTTGCAGCGCGCTGTTTTTCAATTCTCTATCAGCCGTCTCAGCTGAAGAGAGCAGACCCAACGTTCTGTTCCTGATCTGCGACGACCTCAACTGCGATCTGGGCTGCTACGGTCATCCGCAGGTCCAGTCTCCGAATATCGATCAGCTGGCAAAACGGGGTGTTCGCTTTCAGAATGCCTACTGCCAGTTTCCGCTGTGTGGTCCCAGTCGGGCCTCCTTCATGACGGGCATGTACCCCGATCAGACGCTCGTCCATCGCAATGCGATCTACATCCGCGAACACGTCCCCAACGTGAAAACCATTCCGCAGATGTTTCGTGACAACGGTTACTTCGCTACCCGGGTGGGGAAGATCTATCACTACAACGTTCCCAAACATATCGGGACCGGCGGACATGATGACCCTTATTCCTGGAACCAGACCTTCAATCCCCGCGGACGCGATGTGGATGATGAGGATCTGATTTTCACTCTGACCCCCGGTAGTTTTGGAGGCATGCTCAGCTGGCTCGCCGCGGAGGGAACTGACGCAGAACAGACAGACGGCATTGCCGCGGATATCGCCATCGAACAGCTGCAGAAGTTTGCTAAAAGCAAGCAGCCGTTCTTCATGGCGGTCGGTCTCTACCGTCCACACACACCTTATGTCGCTCCCAAGGACTACTTCAAGAAGTATCCCACTGAGCAGATTAAAGTCCCACAGGTTCCCGCAGGCTATCTCGACACGATTCCCAAGCCGGCCCGGCAGTCAGTGAGACGGAAGAAAGTTCAGATAAACCTGCCTGATGATCTGGCCCGCCAGGCAATTCAGGCGTACTACGCTTCCATCACCTTTGCTGATGCACAACTCGGTAAAATTCTGGAAGCACTGAAAGCGAGCGGGCTGGAAGAGAACACGATTGTCGTTTTCACTTCCGATCACGGTTATCATATGGGTGAGCACGGACACTGGCAGAAAACAACGCTGTTTGAGAATGCAACGCATGTGCCGCTGATCATCGCCGGCCCGGGTGTACTTGCCCAGGGGCAGACAGCAGAAGCACCTGCAGAAATGGTCGACTTTTATCCCACGCTGGCAGATCTGACCGGCTTGAAAGCCCCCGCTTCGGCGGCCGGGGTGAGTCAGGTTCCCACTCTGAAAGACGCCTCCGTGGCATCGCGCGATTCGGCATTCACTCAATACGCCAACGGCTACAGCCTGCGGACTCCTCGTTATCGTTATACCGAATGGGGAGAAAAGGGAAAGCTGGGCGTCGAGCTTTACGATCATCAGTCAGATGCTGCAGAAATGAAGAATCTGGCCAGCGATCCAGCGACGGCAGAAGTGCGTGCGAAGCTGGCAAAGCAGCTGCATGCACGCATTGAACAGGCCAACGTGCATCCCAAAGGGGTCACTCAGATCAAGTTCGAAAACCGACGTCGCGTCCCCAAATAA
- the mntR gene encoding manganese-binding transcriptional regulator MntR, producing the protein MAAKKKPKNQHERTRVDHATEKAEDYVEAIAEVIEEQGVCRVKDLAEHFAVSHVTVNRTVSRLQRDGYVTTEPYSPVELTSKGTKLAKDSRHRHEIVFSFLVALGVSEETAATDTEGIEHHVSPETLALMEKYIAGTQD; encoded by the coding sequence ATGGCCGCAAAAAAGAAACCGAAGAATCAACACGAGCGCACCCGTGTGGATCATGCCACGGAAAAAGCAGAAGACTATGTGGAGGCCATCGCGGAAGTCATTGAAGAGCAGGGTGTCTGCCGGGTCAAAGATCTGGCAGAACACTTTGCCGTCAGTCACGTCACTGTGAACCGTACCGTGAGTCGTCTGCAGCGGGATGGCTATGTCACCACGGAACCTTACAGCCCCGTCGAACTGACGAGTAAGGGGACGAAGCTCGCGAAAGACTCGCGACATCGCCACGAAATCGTCTTCAGTTTCCTGGTCGCACTCGGCGTCAGTGAAGAGACAGCAGCCACCGACACCGAAGGGATCGAGCACCATGTCAGCCCGGAGACCCTGGCACTGATGGAAAAATACATCGCCGGTACTCAGGATTGA
- a CDS encoding alpha/beta hydrolase family protein, with the protein MKAVSALALVFSLLPTLACGQTDSKKSEYFNQNVADSNPLRNEQARELDAYIQKMAADQSRFKKLFRPDYSSADAFAKSAEAYRGAFCQSIGYPPPGKRPDLKASYKQIGEDSIGVYYRAMFPILPGVHSEGIFILPKSLKEKAPLIISMHGGGGSPEVALFNGGANYNDMVRGAVKRGYIVYAPQHLFRADEFPKDIRRQIDDRMRLIGTSITAVEIAKITYAIDELIKRPEVDASRIGMVGLSYGGYYALVTPAVDPRIKVAVSSCYFGVQEGRYEEEELSVPPDFRFMDRMTLFNDADLVALICPRALQIQAGATDRPSHREKGKQLAPRAKAYYEQLNLQDRFEHVIFEGGHEFNDASAWTFVEKHL; encoded by the coding sequence ATGAAAGCTGTTTCCGCCCTGGCTCTGGTCTTCAGTCTGCTGCCCACCCTGGCCTGTGGACAAACCGATTCAAAAAAGTCTGAATACTTCAATCAGAATGTGGCCGACTCGAATCCGCTCCGTAACGAACAGGCGCGGGAACTGGATGCCTATATTCAGAAGATGGCTGCCGACCAGAGTCGATTCAAGAAACTGTTTCGGCCTGACTATTCATCGGCGGACGCGTTTGCAAAGTCCGCAGAGGCTTACCGCGGTGCGTTCTGTCAGAGTATCGGGTATCCTCCACCGGGCAAGCGTCCCGATTTAAAAGCTTCCTACAAACAGATCGGCGAGGACAGTATCGGCGTCTACTACCGGGCCATGTTCCCGATTTTGCCGGGCGTGCATTCCGAGGGAATCTTCATTCTCCCCAAATCCCTCAAAGAGAAAGCCCCGCTGATTATCTCCATGCACGGCGGTGGCGGATCGCCTGAAGTTGCGTTATTTAACGGTGGTGCAAACTACAATGACATGGTCCGCGGCGCGGTGAAACGAGGCTATATTGTTTATGCCCCACAGCACTTGTTCCGTGCCGACGAATTTCCCAAAGATATCCGCCGCCAGATTGACGACCGCATGCGGCTCATCGGCACCAGTATCACCGCTGTCGAGATTGCCAAGATCACCTATGCCATTGATGAACTCATTAAACGTCCCGAAGTGGACGCCAGCCGGATTGGGATGGTTGGTTTGTCCTACGGCGGCTATTACGCCCTTGTGACTCCTGCCGTCGATCCACGAATTAAGGTGGCGGTCTCCAGCTGTTACTTTGGAGTTCAGGAGGGCCGCTATGAGGAAGAGGAACTTTCGGTCCCTCCTGACTTTCGCTTCATGGATCGCATGACGCTCTTCAATGATGCCGACCTGGTCGCGCTGATCTGTCCCCGTGCATTACAGATACAGGCAGGTGCAACCGATCGGCCCTCGCATCGCGAGAAAGGTAAGCAACTGGCGCCCCGGGCCAAAGCTTATTATGAGCAGCTCAACCTGCAGGATCGTTTCGAGCATGTCATTTTCGAAGGGGGACACGAATTTAACGATGCCTCGGCCTGGACGTTTGTGGAAAAACATCTGTAA
- a CDS encoding SMI1/KNR4 family protein, with protein MMVPRPVSVVFRVMLLSLSLLLMGQPAIAQKRATRYNAKPSNTVEAAALEFALSADEVNSLVGKKANVLTSNGKEEVDVEITRFFTGRDESHIKSMEVKTENATRGKRLFATRLVEMKVDDKTYQFQYLPSLKAAAIEDMSRKNAAISEKLRASNEEFWEEIPEKEQLKYVDEYKEFLKKVGTHFSGFNMQLYETKYFLFYTDMPAKQVAPYLVQLDKMNELLGQSFGFKPGHNIWRGKAVVVAFLAKQAFLEFEEEFYNRTETGNAIGLCHSHGDGKVIVSCYRGNDPNFFGAVLVHETAHGYIHRYKSTVPIPTWINEGIADWIAMMVVPSSKEVRFRQTEAASRLRQSHTFGGQFFNNDRLDGWQYGSASAIIQLMLKANPEQFKLFFNGIKEGLTWQDSLQRAYGLTVEQLCQAYGQTIGIPRLTP; from the coding sequence ATGATGGTTCCTCGCCCTGTTTCCGTTGTTTTCCGCGTCATGCTATTGTCGCTGTCTCTGCTGCTGATGGGACAACCGGCGATTGCCCAAAAACGCGCGACCCGATATAACGCCAAGCCTTCCAATACTGTGGAAGCTGCTGCTCTGGAATTTGCTCTCTCGGCAGATGAAGTGAATTCCCTGGTCGGGAAAAAGGCAAACGTGCTGACATCCAACGGCAAGGAAGAAGTGGACGTTGAAATCACCCGTTTCTTTACCGGACGGGATGAGAGCCACATCAAGTCGATGGAGGTCAAAACCGAAAACGCCACACGCGGCAAGCGTCTGTTCGCCACGCGTCTGGTGGAAATGAAAGTCGACGACAAGACCTATCAGTTCCAGTATTTACCTTCACTCAAAGCGGCTGCCATAGAAGATATGAGTCGCAAGAATGCAGCCATCTCAGAAAAACTGCGTGCCTCAAACGAAGAGTTCTGGGAAGAGATTCCCGAAAAGGAACAGCTGAAATACGTCGACGAATACAAAGAGTTCCTGAAGAAAGTCGGTACGCATTTTTCCGGCTTCAACATGCAGCTGTATGAAACGAAGTATTTTCTGTTTTATACCGACATGCCGGCAAAGCAGGTTGCCCCCTATCTGGTACAACTCGACAAGATGAATGAACTGCTGGGGCAGTCATTCGGTTTCAAACCGGGGCATAATATCTGGCGTGGCAAAGCGGTGGTCGTCGCTTTTCTGGCTAAACAGGCCTTTCTCGAATTCGAAGAGGAATTCTACAACCGCACCGAAACCGGCAACGCCATCGGTCTCTGCCACTCCCATGGTGACGGTAAGGTCATCGTCTCCTGTTATCGGGGTAACGACCCCAACTTCTTTGGAGCGGTCCTCGTGCATGAAACCGCACACGGCTATATCCACCGTTACAAATCAACGGTCCCGATTCCCACCTGGATCAACGAAGGGATCGCCGACTGGATCGCGATGATGGTCGTTCCCAGTTCCAAAGAGGTCCGCTTTCGCCAGACCGAAGCAGCATCTCGCTTGAGGCAGTCACACACTTTCGGGGGACAGTTCTTCAATAACGATCGACTCGACGGCTGGCAGTACGGTTCCGCCAGTGCCATCATTCAGTTGATGCTGAAAGCCAATCCGGAACAGTTCAAACTCTTCTTCAACGGCATCAAGGAAGGCCTCACCTGGCAGGACAGTCTGCAGCGTGCCTATGGCTTAACCGTTGAACAACTCTGTCAGGCTTACGGTCAGACAATCGGTATTCCCCGTCTGACGCCTTAA
- a CDS encoding cold-shock protein, whose protein sequence is MAEGTIKKVTSKGFGFIDTGSGKDLFFHLSNLEGVSFEELYEGQRVSYTEGMGDKGPRAENVKPI, encoded by the coding sequence ATGGCTGAAGGTACAATCAAGAAGGTGACGTCAAAGGGTTTTGGATTTATCGACACTGGATCAGGTAAAGACCTGTTCTTCCACCTGTCCAATCTGGAAGGTGTGTCGTTCGAAGAGCTCTACGAAGGACAGCGCGTCTCCTACACCGAGGGAATGGGCGACAAAGGACCACGGGCGGAGAATGTCAAACCGATCTAG
- a CDS encoding aminotransferase class V-fold PLP-dependent enzyme codes for MVANLSAIRNDFPILQRSLPNGKPLVYLDSGASAQRPQVVIDKITEVYEQYYSNVHRGVHQLGDRVTTEMESARACIQKFIGAEHPEEIIFTSGTTMSINLVAYSWGRHFLKEGDEIILNEMEHHANFVPWQAIAKEQGAVLKFIQLTPEGRLDLEHYQGLLTNRTRLVAVTGMSNVLGTINPITEMARLAHAAGALIFVDGAQSVPHLPVDVVESEIDFLAFSGHKIFGPSGIGVLYGRKALLENLPPFLYGGNMISEVHLDESKWARLPARFEAGTPAIAQAIALGTAIEYVNQLGFDVIAEQEHQLSQYAMERLQSVPGLEIYGPQELEQRGAIFSFNIEGAHPEDLATLLDRKGIAVRHGHHCTMPLHQLLQIPASVRASLTFYNTTEDIDALIEAIDFARQRLRLT; via the coding sequence ATGGTCGCCAATCTATCAGCCATCCGAAATGACTTTCCGATCTTGCAGCGTTCCCTTCCCAACGGGAAACCGCTGGTTTACCTGGACAGTGGTGCCTCAGCCCAGCGTCCTCAGGTCGTCATTGATAAAATTACGGAAGTCTACGAACAATATTACTCGAATGTCCACCGCGGCGTGCATCAGCTGGGCGACCGTGTGACGACCGAAATGGAATCGGCGCGTGCCTGCATTCAAAAGTTCATTGGGGCAGAACATCCCGAAGAGATCATTTTCACCTCCGGCACTACGATGTCCATCAATCTCGTTGCTTACTCCTGGGGCAGACATTTCCTCAAGGAAGGCGATGAGATCATCCTGAATGAAATGGAACATCACGCGAACTTCGTCCCCTGGCAGGCGATTGCTAAAGAGCAGGGGGCCGTGCTGAAGTTCATCCAGCTGACTCCCGAGGGACGGCTGGATCTCGAACACTATCAAGGTCTGTTGACGAACAGAACCCGGCTGGTCGCGGTCACCGGGATGTCGAATGTTCTGGGAACGATTAATCCCATCACGGAGATGGCCCGGCTTGCCCATGCAGCGGGTGCACTCATCTTTGTTGATGGCGCCCAGAGCGTGCCTCATCTGCCTGTCGATGTTGTTGAAAGCGAGATCGACTTCCTCGCATTCTCAGGTCACAAGATTTTCGGTCCTTCGGGCATCGGTGTGCTCTATGGTCGCAAGGCACTGCTGGAAAACCTGCCGCCGTTCCTGTATGGCGGTAATATGATTTCCGAAGTGCATCTGGACGAATCAAAGTGGGCCCGTCTACCGGCCCGCTTCGAAGCAGGCACACCTGCGATCGCCCAGGCGATCGCGTTGGGGACCGCCATCGAGTATGTCAATCAACTCGGCTTTGACGTGATCGCAGAACAGGAGCATCAGCTCAGCCAGTACGCCATGGAACGACTGCAGTCCGTGCCCGGCCTGGAAATTTATGGCCCACAGGAACTGGAACAACGTGGCGCGATTTTCAGCTTTAATATCGAAGGTGCGCATCCTGAAGATTTGGCAACGCTGCTGGACCGCAAGGGGATTGCGGTGCGTCACGGACACCATTGCACCATGCCGTTACATCAGTTACTGCAGATCCCCGCCAGTGTGCGTGCAAGTCTGACGTTCTATAACACAACCGAAGACATCGACGCTTTGATTGAGGCCATCGATTTTGCCCGTCAGCGTCTGCGACTAACTTGA